A window of the Calditrichia bacterium genome harbors these coding sequences:
- a CDS encoding NADH:ubiquinone reductase (Na(+)-transporting) subunit B translates to MKFLKDLFAQQEKHFQKGGKLEKFYPLFEATETFMFTSGKVTKNASHVRDYMDLKRVMMMVVIALIPAIVMALYNTGYQANLAMQQMGLTSVDNWRGPVLEALGIGYDPNNILFNMIHGALYFLPVYIVTLAVGGIFETIFAVVRKHEINEGFLVTSMLFPLILPPDIPLWQVAIGITFGVVIGKEVFGGTGMNILNPALTARAFLFFAYPAAISGDKVWVAVDGLSKATPLAEFADPTISHATASWMDAFMGFIPGSMGETSTLACLIGAVMLIVSGVGSWRIMFSMFLGMVGFSTLLNVVGSATNPMFAMPWYWHLVVGGFAFGTVFMATDPVSASMTEKGKWFYGALIGILAVLIRVINPAFPEGVMLAILFGNVFSPIIDRIFLNANIKRRMLRSAS, encoded by the coding sequence GTGAAGTTCTTAAAAGATCTTTTCGCTCAACAGGAAAAGCACTTCCAAAAAGGTGGAAAACTGGAGAAATTCTATCCGCTTTTCGAGGCGACAGAAACCTTCATGTTTACCAGCGGGAAAGTGACGAAAAATGCATCGCATGTCCGTGATTATATGGATCTTAAGCGTGTTATGATGATGGTGGTGATTGCTTTAATTCCCGCTATTGTTATGGCGCTTTACAACACCGGTTATCAGGCGAACTTGGCAATGCAGCAGATGGGTTTAACCTCGGTTGATAATTGGCGCGGACCTGTTTTGGAAGCATTGGGAATTGGGTATGATCCCAACAATATCCTGTTCAACATGATACACGGTGCGCTGTATTTCCTGCCCGTATATATTGTTACGCTGGCAGTTGGCGGTATTTTCGAAACGATATTTGCGGTTGTTCGCAAACATGAAATCAACGAAGGCTTTTTAGTAACCTCAATGCTTTTCCCGTTGATTTTACCCCCGGATATTCCGCTTTGGCAAGTGGCCATCGGGATTACATTTGGTGTGGTTATCGGCAAAGAAGTTTTTGGTGGCACCGGAATGAACATTCTTAACCCCGCATTAACAGCCCGTGCATTTTTGTTTTTTGCATATCCGGCTGCGATTTCGGGAGATAAGGTTTGGGTTGCTGTCGATGGTTTGAGCAAGGCTACACCGTTGGCAGAATTTGCAGATCCGACAATCAGCCACGCGACCGCCAGTTGGATGGATGCATTCATGGGTTTTATTCCCGGTTCGATGGGTGAAACGTCCACACTTGCCTGCCTAATAGGTGCGGTTATGTTGATCGTTTCTGGCGTTGGTTCCTGGCGAATCATGTTTAGTATGTTTTTGGGGATGGTCGGATTTTCGACATTGTTAAATGTTGTCGGCAGCGCCACCAACCCAATGTTCGCCATGCCCTGGTATTGGCATTTGGTAGTTGGCGGTTTTGCATTCGGCACAGTATTTATGGCAACCGACCCGGTTAGCGCATCCATGACTGAAAAAGGCAAGTGGTTTTATGGCGCGCTGATTGGCATTTTGGCAGTATTGATTCGCGTAATAAATCCGGCATTTCCCGAGGGAGTAATGCTGGCAATACTTTTCGGTAATGTTTTCTCACCGATTATTGATAGAATTTTCCTCAATGCAAACATCAAACGGAGGATGTTGAGAAGTGCAAGTTGA
- the nqrE gene encoding NADH:ubiquinone reductase (Na(+)-transporting) subunit E — protein sequence MLEHYLSLFVKSIFIENMALAFFLGMCTFLAVSKRVETAAGLGIAVVVVQAITVPANNFIYNMVLRDGALAWAGIPNVDLSFLGLITYIGVIAAMVQILEMSLDKFLPALYNALGIFLPLITVNCAILGGTLFMVERDYTFPESVVFGIGSGAGFALAIVVLAGIREKMKYSNVPEGLRGLGITFITVGLMAIAFMLFSGIQL from the coding sequence ATGTTAGAACATTATCTTAGTTTATTTGTAAAATCGATTTTTATTGAAAATATGGCACTGGCATTTTTTCTGGGAATGTGTACGTTTTTAGCCGTTTCAAAACGGGTAGAAACTGCCGCAGGCTTGGGAATTGCCGTGGTCGTCGTGCAGGCGATTACTGTTCCGGCTAATAACTTTATCTACAATATGGTTCTTCGCGATGGCGCGCTTGCATGGGCAGGCATCCCGAATGTTGACCTTAGCTTTTTGGGACTGATCACCTACATTGGTGTGATTGCAGCAATGGTGCAAATCCTGGAAATGTCACTGGATAAATTTTTACCGGCGCTGTATAACGCTTTGGGAATTTTCCTTCCGTTGATTACGGTAAACTGCGCTATTCTGGGCGGCACCTTATTTATGGTAGAACGTGATTATACATTTCCCGAAAGTGTTGTTTTTGGTATCGGTTCCGGTGCCGGATTTGCCCTGGCGATCGTTGTATTGGCAGGTATCCGTGAAAAAATGAAATATAGCAACGTCCCGGAAGGGCTGAGAGGATTGGGCATCACCTTTATCACTGTTGGGTTGATGGCAATCGCTTTTATGCTTTTCTCAGGCATCCAATTGTAA
- a CDS encoding NADH:ubiquinone reductase (Na(+)-transporting) subunit D: MAKVKEMLIDPVFNNNPIGRQILGICSALAVTSKLETSIVMALAVTFVTALSNFSVSIIRNRIPNSIRILVEMTIIASLVIVADQLMKAYAFDVSKQLSVYVGLIITNCIVMGRAEAYALKNSPGMSFIDGIGNGLGYSFVLLFVGFFRELLGSGKLLGYTVLSPATEGGWYTANGLMLLSPSAFILIGMLIWVIRTWKPEQVEED, encoded by the coding sequence ATGGCTAAAGTCAAAGAAATGCTGATAGACCCCGTTTTTAATAATAACCCGATCGGTCGTCAAATTTTAGGTATTTGTTCGGCATTGGCGGTTACATCAAAGCTGGAAACATCGATTGTGATGGCGCTTGCTGTAACTTTTGTAACGGCACTTTCGAACTTTTCGGTTTCGATAATTCGTAACCGGATTCCTAACAGCATCCGTATTCTGGTTGAAATGACCATTATTGCATCGCTGGTTATTGTCGCCGATCAGCTTATGAAAGCTTACGCCTTCGATGTGAGTAAGCAGCTTTCTGTTTATGTGGGGTTGATTATTACGAACTGTATTGTTATGGGTCGAGCAGAAGCATATGCATTAAAAAACAGTCCGGGGATGAGTTTTATTGATGGTATCGGAAACGGATTGGGATATAGTTTTGTGCTCTTATTCGTTGGTTTTTTCCGCGAATTGTTAGGTTCCGGCAAACTGTTGGGGTATACAGTGCTTTCCCCGGCAACCGAGGGCGGGTGGTATACAGCCAACGGTTTAATGTTGCTTTCACCCAGCGCATTTATCCTTATCGGCATGCTCATCTGGGTAATTCGTACGTGGAAACCAGAGCAGGTAGAGGAGGACTAA
- a CDS encoding Na(+)-translocating NADH-quinone reductase subunit C, with translation MQVDSIKNILIVALGVCLICSILVSGAAVSLSGIQAENRKLDKLKNILEAGQLLKSDEPVEKVYREKIEAVLVDLSTGQTIPEAQQTGLLNIETFDIPKVAGDAQLGYAIPANEDIAQIKRRPKNMPVYLVKNGDAVEKIILPIYGKGLWSTMYGFLALDSDLKTVRGITFYQHGETPGLGGEVDNPRWKSQWNGKKAFDDSGDVIIKVIKGAVDPNSPASSHQIDGLSGATITTRGVDKLIEYWLSDTGYGKYLETLKTEVNNG, from the coding sequence GTGCAAGTTGATAGCATAAAAAACATTCTGATCGTTGCGCTGGGTGTTTGCCTTATTTGCTCCATCCTGGTTTCCGGTGCAGCGGTTTCGCTGAGCGGTATTCAGGCTGAAAATCGCAAGTTGGACAAGCTGAAAAATATCCTGGAAGCCGGACAGTTGTTGAAATCTGACGAACCCGTAGAAAAGGTTTACAGGGAAAAAATTGAGGCGGTTCTGGTCGATTTGAGCACCGGGCAAACAATACCGGAAGCACAACAAACAGGCTTGCTGAATATCGAAACATTCGATATTCCCAAAGTAGCAGGCGATGCCCAATTGGGATATGCAATTCCTGCAAACGAGGATATTGCTCAAATTAAACGGCGCCCTAAAAATATGCCGGTTTATCTGGTGAAAAATGGCGACGCTGTTGAAAAAATAATTTTACCGATTTACGGCAAGGGGCTGTGGTCAACGATGTATGGTTTTTTGGCGCTGGATAGCGATCTCAAAACCGTTCGTGGCATCACTTTCTACCAACACGGGGAAACCCCGGGACTCGGTGGCGAAGTTGATAATCCCCGGTGGAAATCGCAATGGAACGGCAAAAAAGCATTCGACGATAGCGGCGATGTCATTATCAAAGTTATCAAAGGTGCTGTTGATCCTAATTCACCCGCATCCAGCCATCAAATTGATGGTTTGTCCGGCGCAACAATCACAACCCGTGGTGTTGACAAACTCATTGAGTATTGGTTGAGCGATACTGGTTACGGTAAATATTTGGAAACACTTAAAACGGAGGTCAACAATGGCTAA
- a CDS encoding NADH:ubiquinone reductase (Na(+)-transporting) subunit F, which yields MSGTNLILLGVVFFILIVLALVALILFAKSRLVTTGNAKILINDDPEKALEVPVGDKLLNALAAKKIFIPSACGGGGTCGECKLIVAEGGGDVLPTEKTKLSRGQIRENYRLSCQVAVKQDLKIEVPPEVFEIKKWHCKVRSNRNVATFIKELVLELPEGENVDFRAGGYIQIECPPHVVHYKDFDIDKKFHEDWDKYNIWQYTSKVDEDVVRAYSMANYPEEKGIIMLNVRVASPPPRMPDVPPGKMSSFIFGLKPGDDVVISGPYGEFFAKDTKAEMVFIGGGAGMAPMRSHIFDQFKRVHTDRKVSFWYGARSMREAFYVDHFDKIQEENPNFIWHLALSEPLPEDNWTGYVGFIHQVLYENYLKDHPAPEDIEYYICGPPMMNAAVMNMLENLGVEPENILFDDFGG from the coding sequence ATGAGTGGAACGAATCTCATATTGTTAGGCGTTGTCTTCTTTATCTTGATTGTGCTGGCATTGGTGGCGCTAATTCTTTTCGCAAAATCGCGATTGGTAACCACCGGTAACGCAAAAATCCTGATAAATGACGACCCCGAAAAAGCGCTGGAAGTTCCGGTAGGCGATAAGCTGCTGAACGCCCTTGCTGCCAAAAAGATTTTTATACCTTCGGCATGTGGCGGTGGCGGAACTTGCGGTGAATGTAAACTGATCGTCGCCGAAGGCGGCGGTGATGTTTTACCGACGGAAAAAACGAAACTATCACGCGGTCAAATCCGTGAAAACTACCGGCTTTCCTGTCAGGTTGCTGTAAAGCAGGACTTGAAAATCGAAGTTCCGCCGGAAGTCTTCGAAATTAAAAAATGGCACTGCAAAGTGCGTTCGAATCGAAACGTGGCAACATTCATCAAAGAACTGGTTTTGGAATTGCCGGAAGGTGAAAATGTGGATTTCCGCGCCGGTGGTTACATCCAGATTGAATGTCCGCCGCACGTTGTTCACTACAAAGATTTCGATATCGACAAAAAATTCCACGAAGATTGGGACAAATACAACATTTGGCAATATACTTCGAAAGTGGATGAAGATGTTGTTCGGGCGTATTCAATGGCAAACTATCCCGAAGAAAAAGGGATTATTATGCTGAACGTCCGTGTTGCTTCGCCGCCGCCGCGTATGCCCGATGTGCCGCCCGGCAAAATGTCGTCATTTATTTTTGGGTTGAAACCCGGTGATGACGTTGTAATTTCCGGTCCTTACGGCGAATTTTTTGCGAAAGACACAAAAGCTGAAATGGTATTTATCGGTGGCGGCGCCGGTATGGCACCCATGCGTTCGCATATTTTTGATCAGTTCAAACGCGTTCACACCGATCGTAAAGTGAGCTTTTGGTATGGTGCCAGAAGCATGCGAGAGGCATTTTACGTTGACCATTTCGACAAAATTCAGGAAGAAAACCCCAATTTTATCTGGCATTTGGCGCTTTCAGAGCCGTTGCCGGAAGATAATTGGACCGGATATGTCGGTTTTATCCATCAGGTTTTGTATGAAAATTATCTGAAAGATCACCCGGCTCCGGAAGATATTGAATATTATATCTGTGGGCCGCCCATGATGAACGCGGCAGTGATGAACATGCTGGAAAATCTGGGTGTTGAACCGGAAAATATCCTGTTCGACGATTTCGGCGGATAA
- a CDS encoding Na(+)-translocating NADH-quinone reductase subunit A, which yields MGTIKIKRGLNLPISGAPEQKIYDQPDVRQVALLGVDYLGMKPTMHVAIGDEVKLGQLVCVDKKMPLVKYTAPGTGKVMSIHRGAKRAFLSMVIELNGKDEITFKSYTDSQLAGLNKEAVMEQLIESGQWPVLRQRPFSKVANPEDTPHSIFVTAMDSNPLAPKMSTILAGKESLFQSGLVVLGKLTEGKIYVCKSPDENIPVGNAERVVVESFAGKHPAGLAGTHIHFLDPVGRHKKVWHLNAQDVVKIGYLFTTGKIMTEHVVALSGPQVEKPRLVKTRVGASLFELTTGALKTGENRIISGSVLSGRTATPEVGFLGRYHQQVTVLAEGREKQFLGWIAPGFDKYSFINLVASKLTGKKSFDFTTALNGGHRAIVPIGVYEKVMPLDIMPTYLLRSLAVNDVEEAEKLGALELDEEDLALCTFVCQSKNDYGPMLRENLNIIEKEG from the coding sequence ATGGGAACGATAAAGATTAAACGTGGTTTAAATCTTCCCATTTCCGGGGCGCCGGAACAAAAAATTTACGATCAACCGGATGTTCGCCAGGTGGCTTTGCTGGGTGTGGATTACCTCGGTATGAAACCAACCATGCATGTGGCTATCGGCGATGAAGTGAAGCTGGGGCAACTGGTTTGTGTTGACAAAAAGATGCCGTTGGTGAAATACACTGCGCCGGGAACCGGAAAGGTAATGTCCATTCACCGTGGTGCAAAACGCGCTTTTTTATCGATGGTGATTGAACTGAATGGAAAAGATGAAATCACATTCAAAAGCTATACTGACAGCCAGTTGGCTGGTTTAAACAAAGAAGCTGTGATGGAGCAGTTGATCGAATCCGGGCAGTGGCCGGTTTTGCGTCAACGACCGTTCTCCAAAGTTGCAAACCCCGAAGACACGCCCCATTCCATTTTTGTAACAGCGATGGACAGCAATCCGCTGGCACCAAAAATGAGCACTATTCTTGCCGGAAAAGAATCGCTTTTTCAGAGTGGGTTGGTCGTTTTGGGTAAGCTAACTGAAGGAAAAATATATGTTTGCAAATCCCCGGATGAAAATATTCCGGTCGGAAATGCGGAACGGGTTGTCGTCGAAAGCTTTGCCGGTAAACATCCGGCCGGTTTGGCGGGCACGCATATTCATTTTCTGGATCCCGTCGGGCGCCATAAAAAAGTGTGGCATCTTAATGCACAGGATGTTGTGAAAATCGGGTATCTGTTCACTACCGGAAAAATTATGACCGAACATGTAGTTGCGTTGAGCGGACCGCAGGTGGAAAAACCACGTTTGGTTAAAACACGTGTCGGTGCATCGTTGTTTGAACTGACTACCGGAGCTTTAAAAACCGGCGAGAACCGGATAATTTCCGGCTCGGTTCTTTCCGGTCGCACCGCAACCCCGGAAGTCGGTTTCCTCGGTCGTTATCATCAGCAGGTTACCGTACTCGCCGAAGGACGTGAAAAACAATTTCTGGGTTGGATCGCACCCGGTTTTGATAAATATTCATTCATCAACCTGGTTGCATCTAAACTTACCGGGAAAAAATCATTCGACTTTACAACAGCATTGAATGGTGGACACCGGGCAATTGTGCCGATTGGTGTTTACGAAAAAGTGATGCCTCTGGACATTATGCCAACCTATTTGCTTCGCTCGCTGGCTGTGAACGATGTTGAAGAAGCAGAAAAACTGGGTGCGCTGGAACTGGACGAAGAAGACCTGGCACTATGCACATTTGTTTGTCAGTCTAAAAATGATTACGGTCCAATGCTCAGAGAAAATTTAAACATCATAGAAAAGGAAGGATAA
- the porU gene encoding type IX secretion system sortase PorU: MFNKCLTGLLIWITASTIVSAQTRLIENSTRQIIVEFSLPAPQLSEIELDGQTYTRFDYDGARMIRQPGAPMLPYSITSLAIPPGATAKMSYEILGQEEYSGKIALPGIPSVGVKTPETVRLDEDIYNGAAPFPATIVEMTEPADVRFMRTVTLQIQPVQYLPAEQSLRVIKKIRIRIDISGGQIATRTAKISEVEQDYHRRRLLNYETSKNWGLPQKYALQRTTVDYSLNSGTWLKIPVTEEGIYRITGSNLQDQGVNLSTVDVTTIQMFNHGGDPLPVGAATSRPEDLNEVAISVNDANSNGLLDAGESILFFGRATEGWRNSGNDWSYSINPYGSTNYYLLTFNQNSGKRMEIAPSQQITSAVTPDQFTDLHHFSEDNYSILESGLDWYWERFQGTAEQKSISFNLPNSIVSGAGNFSYRLKGGSGAHWYDNRSYRYTTDLLVNGSQIADNIIFTSSSERINSVNITTLNAGSNSFTVDYTANLEGSYMFLDYFEIRIPRRFQAENNFLKFYYDIGAAPVAFSITNLAASNNRVWDVSDFANVRQITPLSNSSTVTFHQPATPIGSAKKSYYVFADAAIKAVSGIEQVENHPNLRDPNRVGRLLIITSKELFDVAQDWENFKENQAPGEMEAERILVDDIFLEFSSGVGDPAAIRDFLKYAYENWGSNSADPARLRPHYVQLLGDGSYDYRNIAQPNYVNHIPTFQVTYQDDITSRCTDLFYTAFSATSTSRLDPQIPIARLPANSPSDVTNYINKMRAYQDAYKNTQETYAGWQSTITLVADDECAGGGSCGEYYHTDQSERIYKRIPQKFDVTKIFLVDYDTQAGGLGRQKPKATTDLLNQINRGTLIVNFFGHGDPNTWAHEQALTRARDLPLIQNSGRLPIWIAATCTWGKYDNPAIPSMAEEMVWAPEGGGIISLAASRPTFSFDNLFFVEDFVKNLFNNVDEKKHSRILGDAFNEALSGDTNDQKYHLFGDVALRLADPENVVRVETITSASSDTLKALSKVSLNAAITDSTGQILSNFNGKALIRVYDAVDSVFNTIINRRYIYQGGTIFKGVVSVTNGLIEDAGFIVPKSIKYRNTRTGRLSIYAWSDEGDAAGFENDLLFFGTASEVVDAEGPGIDFSFAEQPDFFDGDYVQQQSELVVELVDENGINLTGEVGHRIELIIDDNIRKDVTEFFVYDVNSFTSGKLRYALPTLSNGTHSLKISAWDNLNNYSESQLSFTTASASNLMLDRVINYPNPFSDETTFTFQYQSPNGIGEATIKIYTVYGRLIREIRDTARAGFNKIAWDGRDEDGDLVANGVYLYKVVVDDGEKTLEKIEKLAITR, encoded by the coding sequence ATGTTTAACAAATGCCTTACAGGATTGCTGATCTGGATTACTGCCAGCACAATTGTTTCAGCACAAACCCGGTTGATTGAAAATTCTACGCGGCAGATAATCGTCGAGTTCAGCCTCCCCGCTCCGCAACTTTCCGAAATCGAATTGGACGGACAAACCTACACCCGGTTCGATTATGACGGTGCACGGATGATTCGCCAACCCGGCGCACCGATGCTCCCATATTCGATTACTAGTCTTGCGATCCCGCCGGGTGCAACGGCAAAAATGAGCTACGAAATTCTCGGTCAGGAAGAATATTCCGGAAAAATTGCCTTGCCCGGTATTCCGTCTGTTGGTGTGAAAACGCCGGAAACTGTTCGTTTGGACGAAGATATTTACAACGGCGCAGCTCCTTTTCCCGCAACAATTGTTGAAATGACCGAACCCGCAGATGTGCGTTTTATGCGAACCGTCACCCTGCAAATTCAACCGGTTCAATATTTACCGGCCGAGCAGAGTTTACGAGTGATCAAAAAAATTCGGATTCGCATCGATATCAGCGGTGGGCAAATTGCTACACGAACCGCAAAAATTTCTGAAGTTGAACAAGATTATCACCGCAGGCGGTTACTGAATTATGAAACCAGCAAAAACTGGGGATTACCGCAAAAATACGCACTGCAGCGCACCACTGTCGATTACAGCCTGAACAGCGGCACATGGCTTAAAATTCCCGTTACCGAAGAAGGTATTTACCGAATTACCGGATCAAACCTGCAGGATCAGGGTGTAAATTTGAGCACGGTTGATGTCACAACCATCCAAATGTTCAATCACGGCGGCGATCCGCTGCCCGTTGGCGCAGCCACTTCTCGCCCGGAAGATTTAAACGAAGTCGCCATTTCCGTGAACGATGCCAACAGCAACGGCCTGTTGGACGCCGGTGAATCGATCCTGTTTTTCGGCAGGGCAACAGAGGGCTGGCGAAATAGCGGAAACGATTGGAGTTACAGCATAAATCCATACGGATCAACCAATTACTACCTGCTCACTTTCAACCAAAACAGCGGAAAACGGATGGAAATTGCCCCATCCCAACAAATTACCAGTGCCGTTACGCCCGACCAGTTTACCGATTTGCATCATTTCAGCGAAGATAATTACAGCATTCTGGAATCCGGGCTGGATTGGTATTGGGAGCGTTTTCAAGGCACTGCCGAACAAAAAAGCATCTCGTTTAATTTGCCTAATAGTATTGTTAGCGGTGCGGGCAATTTTTCATATCGATTAAAGGGCGGCTCCGGTGCGCATTGGTACGACAATCGCAGCTATCGCTACACAACCGATTTGTTGGTAAACGGCAGCCAAATTGCTGATAATATTATATTTACATCCAGCTCCGAACGGATCAATTCTGTTAATATTACAACACTTAACGCCGGTTCAAATTCGTTTACAGTGGATTACACCGCGAATCTGGAAGGCAGCTACATGTTTCTGGATTATTTTGAAATCCGGATTCCCCGGCGATTTCAGGCGGAAAACAACTTTCTGAAATTTTATTACGACATCGGCGCAGCGCCGGTGGCATTTTCGATAACAAATCTTGCAGCGTCCAATAACCGCGTTTGGGATGTCAGCGATTTCGCGAATGTTCGCCAAATCACGCCGCTGAGCAACAGCTCGACCGTCACTTTCCATCAACCGGCTACACCGATTGGCTCGGCAAAAAAAAGCTATTATGTATTTGCAGATGCCGCGATAAAAGCGGTTTCCGGTATCGAGCAGGTGGAAAATCATCCCAATTTGCGCGATCCGAATCGCGTTGGCAGGTTGCTGATCATCACCAGCAAAGAGCTGTTTGATGTTGCACAGGATTGGGAAAATTTTAAAGAGAATCAGGCTCCCGGCGAAATGGAAGCGGAACGCATTCTCGTTGACGATATTTTTCTGGAATTTTCATCCGGCGTTGGCGATCCTGCGGCAATCCGCGATTTCCTGAAATACGCTTATGAAAATTGGGGCAGCAATTCTGCCGATCCCGCACGGCTGCGCCCGCATTATGTGCAGCTTCTCGGCGATGGCAGCTACGATTACCGCAATATTGCCCAACCCAATTATGTCAATCACATCCCCACATTTCAGGTCACATATCAGGATGACATCACCAGCCGGTGCACCGATTTATTTTACACTGCATTTTCTGCAACCAGCACTAGCCGGCTGGATCCGCAAATCCCAATTGCCCGGTTGCCCGCCAATTCGCCATCTGATGTGACCAACTATATCAACAAAATGCGGGCATATCAGGATGCATACAAAAATACGCAGGAAACCTATGCCGGATGGCAATCGACCATCACTTTGGTTGCGGATGACGAGTGCGCCGGCGGCGGCAGTTGCGGGGAATATTATCACACCGACCAAAGCGAAAGAATTTACAAAAGAATTCCTCAAAAATTTGATGTAACTAAAATATTTTTAGTGGATTACGATACTCAGGCCGGTGGTTTGGGTCGCCAAAAACCCAAGGCAACCACTGATTTATTGAACCAGATTAATCGCGGCACGCTGATTGTCAACTTCTTTGGTCACGGCGATCCCAACACCTGGGCGCACGAACAGGCGCTCACCCGCGCCCGCGATCTGCCGCTCATCCAGAATTCCGGTCGATTGCCGATCTGGATTGCCGCAACCTGCACATGGGGAAAATACGACAATCCGGCAATTCCATCGATGGCGGAAGAAATGGTTTGGGCACCGGAAGGTGGCGGTATTATTTCGTTGGCGGCATCGCGCCCGACGTTCTCGTTTGACAACCTGTTCTTCGTGGAAGATTTTGTGAAGAATCTATTCAACAATGTTGATGAAAAAAAACATTCGCGCATCCTCGGTGACGCTTTCAACGAAGCATTAAGCGGTGATACAAATGATCAGAAATATCACCTTTTTGGCGATGTCGCATTGCGACTTGCCGATCCCGAAAACGTTGTCAGGGTTGAAACTATCACCAGTGCCAGTTCAGACACGTTGAAAGCGCTCTCCAAAGTTTCGCTAAACGCCGCAATCACAGACAGCACCGGACAAATTCTCAGCAATTTTAACGGCAAAGCGCTCATCCGCGTTTACGATGCGGTAGACAGCGTATTTAACACCATTATCAATCGCCGGTATATTTATCAGGGCGGCACCATTTTTAAAGGGGTTGTTTCTGTAACAAACGGATTAATCGAAGATGCCGGATTTATCGTGCCTAAATCCATAAAATACAGGAACACACGAACCGGCAGATTGAGCATTTACGCATGGAGCGACGAAGGAGACGCCGCCGGATTTGAAAATGATTTGCTGTTTTTCGGCACTGCCAGCGAGGTTGTCGACGCAGAAGGTCCCGGCATCGATTTCTCATTTGCCGAACAACCCGATTTTTTTGACGGCGATTATGTGCAGCAACAATCGGAATTGGTGGTGGAATTGGTCGATGAAAATGGCATCAACCTCACCGGCGAAGTCGGGCACCGCATTGAGCTGATCATCGACGACAACATTCGAAAAGACGTCACGGAATTTTTTGTTTACGATGTCAACAGTTTTACCAGCGGCAAATTACGATACGCCCTCCCTACCCTTTCCAACGGCACGCACTCCCTGAAAATCTCCGCGTGGGATAATCTGAACAATTATTCCGAATCGCAATTGAGTTTTACAACGGCATCCGCCAGCAACCTGATGCTCGACCGGGTGATCAATTACCCGAATCCGTTTTCAGATGAAACAACGTTCACATTTCAATATCAATCGCCGAACGGCATTGGCGAGGCAACCATCAAAATTTACACGGTTTACGGTCGTTTGATTCGCGAAATTCGCGATACCGCCCGCGCGGGATTCAACAAAATAGCCTGGGACGGTCGCGATGAAGATGGCGACCTGGTTGCAAACGGCGTCTATCTTTACAAAGTAGTGGTTGATGACGGCGAGAAAACGCTGGAAAAAATCGAGAAACTTGCCATTACGCGATAA
- a CDS encoding FAD:protein FMN transferase, which yields MLIVALIVGCQEDSKAKLHFISGRTMGTSFSIKIVKDNRPNEQYNKLEPEINALLVEVNRQMSTYLPESEISMFNIQNDTGWFDVSRDFANVMNASLEICQQTEGALDITVGPLVNLWGFGPENRPTIIPSDAEIAERQNLVGYNKISVRLDPPAVKKSQSGMYCDLSSTAKGFGVDKVAEYLESENFSNYFVEIGGEARAKGNNERGQIWRVGVTSPERVDNIQKVVWLQNKAIATSGDYFNYYEMDGKRYSHTIDPQTGKPVTHKLASVTVVSDNCMTADGFATAIDVMGPERGFQFAAERKLPVFMIVREGEIFVEKMTPEFSEMLKTKK from the coding sequence ATGTTAATTGTTGCTTTGATTGTTGGCTGTCAAGAGGATAGCAAGGCAAAGCTTCATTTTATCAGCGGGCGTACAATGGGAACGAGCTTCTCCATTAAAATAGTGAAAGACAATCGCCCGAATGAGCAGTATAACAAGCTTGAACCGGAAATTAATGCATTGTTGGTTGAGGTTAATCGGCAAATGTCCACATATCTGCCGGAATCTGAAATTTCGATGTTCAATATCCAAAACGATACCGGATGGTTCGATGTTTCCCGCGATTTTGCAAATGTAATGAACGCATCGTTGGAAATTTGCCAACAAACCGAAGGTGCGCTTGATATCACCGTTGGTCCATTGGTTAACCTGTGGGGATTTGGTCCGGAAAACCGCCCGACAATTATCCCATCCGATGCAGAAATCGCAGAGCGCCAAAATCTGGTAGGATACAATAAAATTTCGGTTCGGCTCGATCCGCCGGCTGTTAAAAAATCGCAAAGCGGCATGTATTGCGATCTTTCATCTACCGCGAAAGGATTTGGTGTTGATAAAGTTGCTGAATATCTTGAATCAGAAAATTTTAGCAACTATTTTGTGGAGATCGGCGGAGAAGCTCGTGCAAAGGGAAACAATGAGCGCGGGCAAATTTGGCGGGTTGGTGTTACCTCGCCGGAGCGTGTGGATAATATTCAGAAAGTTGTTTGGTTGCAAAATAAGGCAATTGCCACCAGTGGCGATTATTTTAATTATTATGAAATGGACGGTAAACGGTACTCACATACAATTGATCCTCAAACCGGAAAGCCTGTAACGCACAAATTAGCGTCGGTTACCGTTGTTTCAGACAATTGCATGACGGCAGATGGCTTTGCCACCGCGATAGATGTTATGGGGCCAGAACGAGGATTTCAGTTCGCCGCAGAGCGGAAACTTCCGGTATTTATGATCGTTAGAGAAGGCGAGATTTTCGTGGAAAAAATGACCCCGGAATTTTCAGAAATGTTGAAAACAAAAAAATAG